Proteins encoded by one window of Chromobacterium violaceum ATCC 12472:
- a CDS encoding PP2C family protein-serine/threonine phosphatase: MKLSIFQESRIGGRSYNQDRLAIAHSREAVMLVMADGMGGHMRGEVAAQITVDLLSELFYQQATPTISHPNRFLVNAISSVHQVILEYAADHRLPDVPSTTVVVAILQHGQLYWCHVGDSRLYLLDGGGLRLRSRDHSQVQRLIDQGLLTEEGAKTHPERNKIYNCLGAAGEPDIDIGERQVIGPGCSILLCTDGLWSQVQDAELEKVFAGRSVNQVMPALINVAERRAGNGGDNLSAVAVTLLEDSLELGERDDVLDTEKTPPQKAGRLILESNLATMHQEILASQVDKDS; encoded by the coding sequence ATGAAACTGTCCATCTTTCAGGAAAGCCGGATCGGCGGGCGCAGCTATAACCAGGACCGGCTGGCCATCGCCCATTCGCGCGAGGCGGTGATGCTGGTGATGGCCGACGGCATGGGCGGGCACATGCGCGGCGAGGTGGCCGCCCAGATCACGGTGGACCTGCTCAGCGAACTGTTCTACCAGCAGGCGACGCCTACGATCAGCCACCCCAACCGTTTCCTGGTGAACGCCATCAGTTCGGTGCACCAAGTGATCCTGGAGTATGCGGCCGACCACCGGCTGCCCGATGTGCCGAGCACCACGGTGGTGGTGGCCATCCTGCAGCACGGCCAGCTGTATTGGTGCCATGTCGGGGATTCGCGGCTGTACCTGCTCGACGGCGGCGGGCTGAGGCTTCGCTCGCGCGACCATTCCCAGGTGCAGCGGCTGATAGACCAGGGCCTGCTGACCGAGGAGGGCGCCAAGACCCATCCCGAACGCAACAAGATCTACAACTGCCTGGGCGCCGCGGGCGAGCCCGACATCGACATCGGCGAGCGGCAGGTAATCGGCCCGGGGTGTTCCATTCTGTTGTGCACCGACGGCTTGTGGTCGCAAGTGCAGGACGCCGAGCTGGAAAAGGTGTTCGCCGGGCGCAGCGTCAACCAGGTGATGCCGGCGCTGATCAATGTGGCGGAGCGGCGCGCCGGCAACGGCGGCGACAATCTGTCGGCGGTGGCGGTGACGCTGCTGGAGGATAGCCTGGAGCTGGGCGAGCGCGACGACGTGCTGGATACCGAAAAGACGCCGCCGCAAAAGGCCGGCCGGCTGATCCTGGAGTCCAACCTGGCGACCATGCACCAGGAAATCCTGGCCAGCCAGGTGGACAAGGACAGCTGA
- a CDS encoding YicC/YloC family endoribonuclease: MILSMTGFAAATREFPGGMLSLEVRAVNHRYLDVQMRLPEELRIIEPQLREQIAARVTRGKLECRVGLNQVDSAAPTLEVNQAFLARLLEVSRDVQKQCGEGKGLSVGELMRWPGVLKSNELAPEVLHQLCLDALQTALADFNASRGREGEKLKAVLIERIEAMEAIVAAIKPKLPQILENYMAKLSGRLQEALGSVDEDRLKQEFALFAQKIDVDEELSRLTTHLSEVRRILKSGGQSGKRLDFLMQELNREANTLGSKSVSTDTTQASVELKVLIEQMREQIQNIE; this comes from the coding sequence ATGATATTGAGCATGACCGGCTTCGCCGCCGCCACCCGGGAATTCCCTGGCGGCATGTTGAGCCTGGAAGTCCGCGCCGTCAATCACCGTTACCTGGACGTGCAGATGCGCTTGCCGGAAGAGCTGCGCATCATCGAACCCCAGCTGCGCGAGCAGATCGCCGCCCGCGTCACCCGCGGCAAGCTGGAATGCCGCGTCGGCCTCAACCAGGTGGACAGCGCCGCCCCCACGCTGGAAGTGAACCAGGCCTTCCTCGCCCGCCTGCTGGAAGTCTCCCGCGACGTGCAAAAACAGTGCGGCGAAGGCAAGGGACTGTCGGTCGGCGAACTGATGCGCTGGCCCGGCGTGCTGAAGAGCAACGAGCTGGCGCCGGAAGTGCTGCACCAGCTGTGCCTGGACGCGCTGCAAACCGCGCTGGCCGACTTCAACGCCTCGCGCGGCCGCGAGGGCGAAAAGCTGAAGGCCGTGCTGATCGAGCGCATCGAGGCGATGGAAGCCATCGTCGCCGCGATCAAACCCAAGCTGCCGCAAATCCTGGAAAACTACATGGCCAAACTGTCCGGCCGCCTGCAGGAGGCGCTGGGCAGCGTCGATGAAGACCGCTTGAAACAGGAATTCGCGCTGTTCGCGCAGAAGATAGACGTGGACGAGGAACTGTCGCGCCTGACCACCCACCTCTCAGAAGTGCGACGCATCCTGAAATCCGGCGGCCAATCCGGCAAGCGCCTGGACTTCCTGATGCAGGAGCTGAACCGCGAAGCCAACACCCTGGGCTCCAAGTCGGTCTCCACCGACACCACCCAGGCCTCGGTGGAGCTGAAAGTGCTGATCGAGCAGATGCGCGAGCAAATTCAAAACATAGAGTAA
- a CDS encoding helix-turn-helix domain-containing protein, with the protein MKLIEAARSMGKHVFSTREAAAILGRKPQTLRKWACSQAGPLRPVRIGGRLGWPVEEVAALAGQVMKDGD; encoded by the coding sequence ATGAAGCTGATCGAAGCGGCCCGGTCCATGGGAAAGCATGTTTTCAGCACCAGAGAGGCGGCCGCCATCCTTGGGCGCAAACCTCAGACCTTGCGCAAGTGGGCCTGCAGTCAAGCCGGGCCGCTGCGCCCAGTTCGTATCGGTGGCCGTCTGGGCTGGCCGGTGGAAGAAGTGGCGGCTCTGGCTGGCCAGGTCATGAAGGACGGAGACTAA
- a CDS encoding helix-turn-helix transcriptional regulator produces MPPHVITLPETGYIRQPLLVGEAKSGKPGILPFSVSTLWRRVRAGTFPAPIKLSDRVTAWKAEDIREWLDSQNRAA; encoded by the coding sequence ATGCCACCCCATGTCATCACACTCCCTGAAACCGGCTACATTCGTCAGCCTCTACTGGTCGGTGAGGCCAAGTCCGGCAAGCCTGGCATCCTGCCATTCTCAGTCTCAACATTATGGCGCCGCGTCCGCGCCGGCACTTTTCCCGCCCCTATCAAGCTGTCCGATCGTGTTACCGCCTGGAAAGCTGAGGACATACGCGAGTGGCTGGACAGCCAGAACCGTGCGGCATGA
- the rstB gene encoding two-component system sensor histidine kinase RstB: protein MRRLFVQFYLLLMACFLVAVIMVGLVYKQASNEKGERYLSDLLRTTLSLIEADLRGVPEDRWSETLANSDYGFTFRVKVEKMSNYILDEESKQALDRGEIVMLEDKYLFLQKLQDSNYLLVAGPLRYLFFLHQLKWVDYALLALLGLSLAIPVFLWMRPHWRDLVALERTAGRLASGDLAARVDLPPHSGVHHLGIAFNHMADNIGALINSKKTLTNAVAHELRTPLARLRYRLALLEGDEDTPERQAIERDLTAIDKLVEELLFHARLDRPEAPLKPVSFNALPWARDRIAGQAALAQEIHWIEPAGEELTITADEHLITRALDNLLSNARRHANGVVATHILVDKQQYCIIVDDDGPGIPEEDRERVFDPFVRLDESRGRKTGGHGLGLAIVAGIARAHRGSIKVESSPMGGARFVLRWPTG, encoded by the coding sequence ATGCGCCGTCTTTTCGTCCAGTTCTACCTGCTGCTGATGGCCTGCTTCCTGGTGGCCGTCATCATGGTCGGCCTGGTGTACAAGCAAGCGTCGAACGAGAAGGGCGAACGCTACCTGTCCGACCTCCTGCGCACCACGCTGTCGCTGATCGAGGCCGATCTGCGCGGCGTGCCGGAGGACCGCTGGAGCGAGACCCTGGCCAACTCCGACTACGGCTTCACCTTCCGCGTGAAGGTGGAGAAGATGAGCAACTACATCCTGGACGAGGAATCCAAGCAGGCGCTGGACCGCGGCGAAATCGTGATGCTGGAGGACAAGTACCTGTTCCTGCAGAAGCTGCAGGACAGCAACTACCTGCTGGTGGCCGGACCGCTGCGCTACCTGTTCTTCCTGCACCAGCTCAAGTGGGTGGACTACGCGCTGCTCGCCCTGCTGGGACTGTCGCTGGCGATCCCGGTGTTCCTGTGGATGCGGCCGCACTGGCGCGACCTGGTGGCGCTGGAGCGCACCGCCGGCCGGCTGGCCAGCGGCGACCTGGCCGCCCGCGTCGACCTGCCGCCGCATTCCGGCGTCCACCACCTGGGGATCGCCTTCAACCACATGGCCGACAACATCGGCGCGCTGATCAACAGCAAGAAAACGCTGACCAACGCCGTCGCCCACGAGCTGCGCACGCCGCTGGCGCGGCTGCGCTACCGGCTGGCCCTGCTGGAGGGCGACGAGGATACGCCGGAGCGCCAAGCCATAGAGCGCGACCTCACCGCCATCGACAAGCTGGTGGAAGAATTGCTGTTCCATGCCAGGCTGGACCGTCCCGAGGCGCCGCTGAAGCCGGTCAGCTTCAACGCCCTGCCCTGGGCGCGCGACCGCATCGCCGGCCAAGCCGCGCTGGCGCAGGAGATCCACTGGATCGAGCCCGCGGGCGAGGAGCTGACCATCACCGCCGACGAGCACCTGATCACCCGCGCGCTGGACAATCTGCTGTCCAACGCCCGCCGCCACGCCAACGGCGTCGTCGCCACCCATATCCTGGTCGACAAGCAACAATACTGCATCATCGTCGACGACGACGGCCCCGGCATCCCGGAAGAGGACCGCGAACGGGTGTTCGACCCCTTCGTCCGCCTGGACGAAAGCCGCGGCCGCAAGACCGGCGGCCATGGCTTGGGACTGGCCATCGTCGCCGGCATCGCCCGCGCCCACCGCGGCAGCATCAAGGTGGAAAGCTCGCCCATGGGCGGCGCGCGCTTCGTGCTGCGTTGGCCTACAGGCTGA
- a CDS encoding trypsin-like serine peptidase: MKLPRIALCLALIPALAQSAPLSKEHKILFFGKDDRVLEKPERAPWRSVGQLETRSRTICTGTLVAPDVVLTAGHCFVDEKGRFDPATSFTVGLWGDEYTALSRIQEVQVDKAFLKGLIRKRDGLYIPPRIAPRDFAFVRLATPLGNSQGTVPVFSGDAQALKALLAKQNWTLTQGGYPVDDQRHLRAHHGCKATALREDGRLTHRCDTLEGNSGSPIFVIDAKGQATIVAVQSSAPPAARRKLEDNMSVSAPVFRQALQAFIAKSAKK, encoded by the coding sequence ATGAAGCTGCCGCGCATTGCCCTCTGCCTCGCCCTGATCCCCGCCCTCGCCCAATCCGCTCCGCTGAGCAAAGAGCACAAGATCCTGTTCTTCGGCAAGGACGACCGCGTGCTGGAAAAGCCCGAGCGCGCGCCCTGGCGCAGCGTGGGCCAGCTGGAAACCCGCTCCCGCACCATCTGCACCGGCACCCTGGTCGCCCCCGACGTGGTGCTGACCGCCGGCCATTGCTTCGTCGACGAGAAGGGACGCTTCGATCCCGCCACCAGCTTCACCGTCGGCCTGTGGGGCGACGAATACACGGCGCTGAGCCGCATACAGGAAGTGCAGGTGGACAAGGCCTTTCTCAAAGGCCTGATCCGAAAGCGCGACGGCCTGTACATCCCGCCGCGCATCGCGCCGCGCGACTTCGCCTTCGTGCGGCTGGCCACGCCGCTGGGCAATAGCCAGGGCACGGTGCCGGTGTTCTCCGGCGACGCCCAGGCGCTGAAAGCGCTGTTGGCCAAGCAGAATTGGACCCTCACCCAGGGCGGCTACCCGGTGGACGACCAGCGCCACCTGCGCGCGCATCACGGCTGCAAGGCCACCGCGCTGCGCGAAGACGGCCGCCTGACCCACCGCTGCGACACGCTGGAAGGCAACAGCGGCTCGCCGATCTTCGTCATCGACGCCAAGGGCCAGGCCACCATCGTCGCGGTGCAGAGTTCGGCGCCGCCGGCAGCGCGCCGCAAGCTGGAAGACAATATGAGCGTGTCCGCGCCGGTGTTCCGGCAAGCGCTGCAGGCCTTCATCGCCAAATCCGCCAAGAAATGA
- a CDS encoding DUF927 domain-containing protein produces the protein MSNTSEQIRAALAHIDAHERGTWVAMAMAIKFELGEAGFPIWDDWSQTAKNYQAKAAHSVWKSIKPAGRVTISSLFALAIQQGYRPEQPYQAPSPEERARLDAERAAAQAEAEALAEQQRQQARTKAGRLWERGHSVSAEHGYLTCKGIVPAGAAQLRDMLLIPLRAGGELVNLQIISADGSKRFLTGGQVKGASLVLGKLRDAAQVLLCEGWATGCSLHQATGQPVVVSFNAHNLVTVAGRLAATLPPAVEVIVCGDSDESLTGQQAAGRAAQLLQPRGRSVVPVFTTEQVEQHRQQHGDKLPSDFNDLHQLAGLEAVTESVFPGDSKMVGTLGTVGTEPLKPLPDKGSSRSQFSVPTSECSHFLPENTPSAPADGSPFFVVEGIPGQRDGVYWLPPAEDGKDPATPWWLCSPLHVLAETRDASQSNWGRLLEWRDNDGHPHRWACPVEMLAASDTAEFRRELVRGGLTMSTSQKARQKLVDYVLSHRQAAATRLRCVSRIGWHDVRYVLPGEVHGEQDGEGVIYQGADSGDFDRAGTLQEWQTHIAAAAAGNSRIVFAISVAFAGVLADMAGESGGGFHFVGTTSKGKTSTLLDPAASVWGNPDQFAKKWRTTQNGLEGLCLGRNDNLLILDELAQIAPADAGGAAYLIANGQAKARMTKEGGNRPAHTWRVMLLSAGEIDLAQHMAEAGKSAKGGQIARLPAIPADAGAGMGTLEQLHQHPSGQAFADAMKAYSRQYYGTAGPAFLAALTPPECMDEIRRDIKDGVTGLIEYLGVPAGAAQEVGRVAARFALVAFAGELATRYGVTGWKPGEAVQAARRCFREWLAENHTGMAADDRALFAQVSGFMQTHSSTRFPPHDAAPEVLARYLNRAGFTFIDEQGTQQFWVLSEPFKKELCRGYTPLIAARSLLRAGWLLAGDTEGNTRRHTRKKRIKALDSATVNVYVLTSTVLEGEE, from the coding sequence ATGAGCAATACATCCGAGCAGATCCGCGCCGCGCTGGCCCACATCGATGCCCACGAGCGGGGAACCTGGGTGGCCATGGCGATGGCGATTAAGTTCGAGCTGGGCGAAGCCGGCTTCCCGATCTGGGACGACTGGAGCCAGACGGCGAAGAACTACCAGGCCAAGGCCGCGCACAGCGTCTGGAAGTCGATCAAGCCAGCCGGCCGCGTCACCATCTCCAGCCTGTTCGCGCTGGCCATCCAGCAGGGATACCGGCCCGAGCAGCCCTACCAAGCCCCCAGCCCAGAAGAGCGGGCGCGGCTGGACGCCGAGCGCGCCGCGGCCCAGGCCGAAGCCGAAGCGCTGGCCGAGCAGCAACGCCAACAGGCCAGGACCAAGGCCGGCCGCTTGTGGGAGCGCGGCCACAGCGTCAGCGCCGAGCATGGATACCTGACCTGCAAGGGTATCGTGCCGGCCGGCGCCGCCCAGCTGCGCGACATGCTGCTGATCCCGCTGCGCGCCGGCGGCGAGCTGGTCAACCTGCAGATCATCAGCGCAGATGGCAGCAAGCGCTTCCTGACCGGCGGCCAGGTCAAGGGCGCATCGCTGGTGCTGGGCAAGCTGCGCGACGCCGCCCAGGTGCTGCTGTGCGAGGGCTGGGCCACCGGCTGCAGCCTGCACCAGGCGACAGGCCAGCCTGTCGTCGTCTCCTTCAACGCCCACAACCTGGTAACAGTTGCCGGGCGCCTGGCCGCCACCTTGCCGCCGGCGGTGGAAGTGATCGTCTGCGGCGACAGCGACGAAAGCCTGACCGGCCAGCAGGCCGCCGGCCGCGCTGCCCAGCTGCTCCAGCCGCGGGGACGCTCCGTGGTCCCGGTCTTCACCACTGAGCAGGTGGAGCAGCATCGCCAGCAGCATGGCGACAAACTGCCATCCGACTTCAACGACCTGCACCAGCTCGCCGGCCTGGAGGCTGTCACCGAGAGCGTTTTTCCGGGTGATTCAAAAATGGTGGGAACACTGGGAACAGTGGGAACAGAACCGCTGAAACCATTGCCAGATAAGGGTTCTAGCCGTTCCCAGTTTTCCGTTCCCACTTCCGAGTGTTCCCACTTTCTCCCCGAAAATACCCCGTCGGCGCCGGCTGACGGCTCCCCTTTCTTCGTAGTGGAGGGCATTCCCGGCCAGCGCGATGGCGTGTATTGGCTGCCGCCGGCGGAGGATGGCAAAGACCCGGCCACGCCGTGGTGGCTGTGCTCGCCGCTGCACGTCCTGGCCGAGACCCGCGACGCCAGCCAATCGAATTGGGGCCGGCTGCTGGAGTGGCGCGACAACGACGGCCACCCGCACCGCTGGGCCTGCCCGGTGGAGATGCTGGCCGCCAGCGACACCGCTGAGTTCCGCCGCGAGCTGGTGCGCGGCGGGCTGACCATGTCGACCAGCCAGAAGGCCCGGCAAAAGCTGGTGGACTACGTGTTGAGCCACCGCCAGGCCGCCGCGACGCGCCTGCGCTGCGTCTCCCGCATTGGCTGGCACGACGTGCGCTATGTGCTGCCCGGGGAGGTCCACGGCGAGCAGGACGGCGAAGGCGTGATCTACCAGGGTGCCGACAGCGGCGACTTCGACCGCGCCGGCACGCTGCAGGAGTGGCAAACCCACATCGCCGCCGCCGCGGCCGGCAACAGCCGCATCGTGTTCGCCATCTCGGTGGCCTTCGCTGGCGTGCTGGCAGACATGGCCGGCGAGTCGGGCGGCGGCTTCCACTTCGTCGGCACCACCAGCAAGGGCAAGACATCCACCTTGCTGGATCCGGCCGCCAGCGTCTGGGGCAATCCCGACCAGTTCGCCAAGAAGTGGCGTACCACCCAGAACGGGCTCGAGGGCCTATGCCTGGGCCGCAACGACAATCTGCTGATCCTGGACGAGCTGGCCCAGATCGCCCCGGCCGACGCCGGCGGCGCCGCCTACCTGATCGCCAACGGCCAGGCCAAGGCGCGCATGACCAAGGAGGGCGGCAACCGGCCGGCGCACACCTGGCGCGTGATGCTGCTGTCAGCCGGCGAGATCGACCTGGCCCAGCACATGGCCGAAGCCGGCAAGAGCGCCAAAGGCGGCCAGATCGCCCGCTTACCCGCCATCCCCGCCGATGCCGGCGCCGGCATGGGCACCCTGGAGCAGTTACACCAGCACCCCAGCGGCCAGGCCTTCGCCGACGCCATGAAGGCCTACTCCCGCCAGTACTACGGCACCGCGGGCCCGGCCTTCCTCGCCGCGCTGACACCTCCGGAATGCATGGACGAGATCCGGCGCGACATCAAAGACGGCGTCACCGGCCTGATCGAGTATCTGGGCGTTCCGGCTGGCGCCGCGCAGGAGGTGGGCCGCGTGGCCGCGCGCTTTGCGCTGGTGGCTTTCGCCGGCGAACTGGCCACGCGCTACGGCGTCACCGGCTGGAAACCCGGCGAGGCGGTACAGGCGGCCCGGCGTTGCTTCCGCGAATGGCTGGCCGAGAACCATACCGGAATGGCCGCCGACGACCGCGCGCTGTTCGCCCAGGTCAGCGGTTTCATGCAGACCCACAGCTCCACCCGCTTCCCACCGCACGACGCAGCTCCAGAAGTGCTGGCCCGCTACCTGAACCGCGCTGGCTTCACCTTCATCGACGAGCAAGGCACGCAGCAATTCTGGGTGTTGTCCGAGCCCTTCAAGAAGGAGCTGTGCCGCGGCTACACCCCGCTGATCGCCGCCCGCTCGCTGCTGCGCGCCGGCTGGCTGCTCGCCGGCGACACCGAAGGCAACACGCGGCGCCACACCCGCAAGAAGCGGATCAAGGCGCTGGATTCCGCAACCGTGAACGTCTACGTGCTGACCAGCACAGTACTGGAGGGCGAAGAATGA
- a CDS encoding tyrosine-type recombinase/integrase — protein MGKLTDMQIKAWIKAGERFEGRGDGDGLWLRFRENDKVPVWRYRYKFAGKSRTMQIGSYAELSLAKAREAVKSLSARVALGHDVAAEKQEKKSAALAKIEEEKNAVTMLALANEYYERMILGRWKHPDIVRRRIDKDIGPMLGKMKVEDIKPRHIDDMLQTIVKRGAPTIANDVLRWTRRMFDYAIKRHIIEINPASAFDLGDAGGKEEARERALSRDELAKLFQAMKLARGFSVENDLAIRLLLLLCVRKMELCAARKEEFDLPAGVWHLPGERSKTGKPIDIPLPALAVEWLQQLFDLAGPSAWLLPARKMQHRMVPHIHEGTIGTALGKVKPHMPDVAAFTIHDLRRTARTHLAELGVDPVVAERCLNHKIKGVEGIYNRHDYFNERRDALNKWAGLLDALDKGEAYNVTPITKGRIKTA, from the coding sequence ATGGGCAAGCTGACCGACATGCAGATCAAGGCCTGGATCAAGGCCGGGGAACGATTCGAGGGCCGCGGCGACGGTGATGGGCTCTGGCTGCGCTTCCGCGAGAATGACAAGGTGCCGGTCTGGCGCTACCGCTACAAGTTCGCCGGCAAGTCCCGCACCATGCAGATCGGCAGCTACGCAGAGTTGTCGCTTGCCAAAGCCAGAGAAGCCGTCAAATCCCTCTCCGCCCGCGTGGCGCTGGGCCATGATGTTGCCGCGGAGAAGCAGGAGAAAAAGTCCGCAGCCCTGGCCAAGATCGAGGAAGAGAAGAACGCCGTCACCATGTTGGCGCTGGCGAATGAGTACTACGAGCGGATGATCCTGGGCCGCTGGAAGCACCCGGACATCGTGCGGCGCCGGATCGACAAAGACATCGGCCCCATGCTGGGCAAGATGAAGGTAGAGGACATCAAGCCCCGCCACATCGACGACATGCTGCAGACCATCGTCAAGCGCGGCGCGCCTACCATCGCCAACGACGTGCTGCGCTGGACCCGCCGCATGTTCGACTACGCCATCAAGCGCCACATCATCGAGATCAACCCGGCCAGCGCCTTCGATCTGGGCGACGCCGGTGGCAAGGAAGAGGCCCGCGAGCGCGCGCTGAGCCGCGACGAGCTGGCCAAGCTGTTCCAGGCCATGAAGCTAGCCCGCGGCTTCAGCGTGGAAAACGACCTCGCCATCCGCCTGCTGCTGTTGCTCTGCGTCCGCAAGATGGAGCTGTGCGCCGCGCGCAAGGAAGAGTTCGACTTGCCGGCCGGCGTCTGGCACCTGCCAGGCGAGCGCAGCAAGACCGGCAAGCCTATCGACATCCCCTTGCCCGCCTTGGCGGTGGAATGGCTGCAGCAGCTGTTCGACCTGGCCGGCCCCAGCGCCTGGCTGCTGCCGGCCCGCAAGATGCAGCACCGCATGGTGCCGCACATCCACGAGGGCACCATCGGCACCGCACTGGGCAAGGTTAAGCCGCACATGCCGGACGTGGCGGCCTTCACCATCCACGACCTGCGCCGCACCGCGCGCACCCACCTGGCGGAATTGGGCGTCGACCCGGTGGTGGCCGAGCGCTGCCTGAATCACAAGATCAAGGGCGTGGAAGGCATCTACAACCGTCACGACTACTTCAACGAGCGCCGCGACGCCCTGAACAAGTGGGCCGGGCTGCTTGATGCCCTGGACAAGGGAGAGGCCTACAACGTGACGCCAATTACCAAGGGTCGGATCAAGACGGCCTGA
- the rph gene encoding ribonuclease PH codes for MRPSQRSADAMRVVRLTRSYTKHAEGSVLVEFGDTKVICTASVEETVPSFLKGKGQGWVTAEYGMLPRSTGSRMRRESAAGKQSGRTQEIQRLIGRSLRAVTDLAKLGERQIVIDCDVIQADGGTRTASITGAYVALADAIRGLIDAGKLSATPLRDQVAAVSVGVYKGQPVLDLDYLEDSDCETDMNVVMTGSGRFVEVQGTAEGEPFSEEEMAAMLGLARKGIAELLAHQRQALNV; via the coding sequence ATGCGACCTTCCCAACGTAGTGCCGACGCGATGCGCGTCGTGCGTCTGACCCGCTCTTACACCAAGCACGCCGAGGGTTCGGTGCTGGTGGAGTTCGGCGACACCAAGGTGATCTGCACCGCCAGCGTCGAGGAAACGGTGCCGTCCTTTCTCAAGGGCAAGGGACAGGGCTGGGTGACCGCCGAATACGGCATGCTGCCGCGCTCCACCGGCAGCCGCATGCGCCGCGAGTCGGCCGCCGGCAAGCAGTCCGGCCGCACCCAGGAAATCCAGCGTCTGATCGGCCGCTCGCTGCGCGCGGTGACCGATCTGGCCAAGCTGGGCGAGCGCCAGATCGTCATCGACTGCGACGTGATCCAGGCCGACGGCGGCACCCGTACCGCCAGCATCACCGGCGCCTATGTGGCGCTGGCCGACGCGATCCGCGGGCTGATCGATGCCGGCAAGCTGAGCGCCACCCCATTGCGCGACCAGGTCGCCGCGGTGTCGGTGGGCGTGTACAAGGGTCAGCCGGTGCTGGATCTGGACTATCTGGAGGATTCCGACTGCGAGACCGATATGAACGTGGTGATGACCGGCAGCGGCCGCTTCGTCGAAGTGCAGGGCACCGCCGAAGGCGAGCCGTTCAGCGAGGAGGAGATGGCGGCGATGTTGGGGCTGGCGCGCAAGGGCATTGCCGAATTGCTGGCGCATCAGCGGCAGGCGCTGAACGTATGA
- a CDS encoding serine/threonine protein kinase → MTQSSKQTPLPAGYRLAEYTIVRQLSMGGFSVVYLALDDDDRKFAIKEYLPRNLAERKDDGGVTVPHDLDRDAFNLGLKCFFEEGRVLSGISHPAVVRVSNFFRANQTVYMVMEYADGRSLGRELELAGGRMEERLIRKWFAALLSGLREVHSRRLLHLDIKPANIYLRRNGVPLLLDFGASRQTLARQDKHFAAMYTPGFAAPEQYDKSQPLGPWTDIYAIGACLYVCMGGATPQPSRERCEQDLLAPASQVFRHRYSRELTGLCDRCLSLEPNLRPASVLEIQKSLQQTEYSQPERPPAGEGSRLVGWIKGLAGGRHREGSE, encoded by the coding sequence ATGACTCAATCCAGCAAGCAGACCCCGCTTCCGGCAGGCTACCGGCTCGCCGAATACACGATCGTGCGACAACTGTCGATGGGCGGTTTCAGCGTCGTGTATCTGGCTTTGGATGACGACGACCGCAAGTTCGCCATCAAGGAATACCTGCCGCGCAACCTGGCCGAGCGCAAGGACGACGGCGGGGTGACGGTGCCGCACGACTTGGACCGGGATGCCTTCAACCTGGGGTTGAAGTGTTTTTTCGAGGAAGGCCGGGTGCTGTCCGGCATTTCCCATCCAGCGGTGGTGCGGGTGAGCAATTTCTTCCGCGCGAATCAGACGGTCTACATGGTGATGGAGTATGCCGATGGCCGCTCGCTGGGGCGCGAGCTGGAGCTGGCCGGGGGGCGGATGGAGGAGAGGCTGATCCGCAAGTGGTTCGCGGCCCTGCTGTCCGGTTTGAGGGAGGTGCACAGCCGTCGCTTGCTGCATCTGGACATCAAGCCTGCCAATATCTATCTGCGGCGCAACGGCGTGCCGCTGCTGCTGGATTTCGGCGCGTCGAGGCAGACCCTGGCGCGGCAGGACAAGCATTTCGCCGCGATGTACACGCCGGGTTTCGCCGCGCCGGAGCAGTACGACAAAAGCCAGCCGCTTGGACCGTGGACCGATATCTACGCGATCGGCGCCTGTCTGTATGTCTGCATGGGCGGCGCTACGCCGCAGCCGTCGAGAGAGCGGTGCGAGCAGGATCTGTTGGCGCCGGCCAGCCAGGTTTTCCGCCACCGGTATTCGCGCGAGTTGACCGGCTTGTGCGATCGTTGCCTGTCGCTGGAGCCCAACCTGAGGCCGGCGTCGGTGCTGGAAATCCAGAAGAGCCTGCAGCAGACGGAATACAGCCAGCCGGAACGCCCGCCTGCGGGAGAGGGCAGCCGCCTGGTCGGCTGGATCAAGGGGCTGGCCGGTGGCCGGCATCGAGAGGGGTCGGAATGA